One Carassius gibelio isolate Cgi1373 ecotype wild population from Czech Republic chromosome A20, carGib1.2-hapl.c, whole genome shotgun sequence DNA segment encodes these proteins:
- the LOC127939027 gene encoding protein Niban 1-like, producing the protein MGATSSLLDENKSNYIKGQVDEKIKEFAPIYRKQYSLAYLSQIRDEFEQRKEQHTQFLKQRAPPEPGKVLYEENVHCFDDSRRWKVRYIVIHATYVLECYESYKTFLKGSAPLHRLFPTGGTILTTEEKYMEIIDQCCPCTNNVKEDFAPPVASMPGQFPVYLRLQYRQDFYFCFQDEDSQVEFISILSDCVRHQNKDFLKKKTCEVKAFLKAIQLYGQKKGRYESWDMLIGSDVRGLANLFMEDLMPYLEKELQPLLKSKRADKRRVWFATVEGAYFLLQVHLLERISTLKQECQEMVKQQEVLMRSDMDQISSSRAFLEGKLRAMVTEPATKYCTEHVQPYLPAILEEVMGPISLGFTEARDLSESMMEQLCQDFQDPEQSEELRQALFTMSKANLQSCYEKVNGLADHVQELQQPFNYCIKGLVDSTQIDLKQLMENIEYTFELLVRKALEDPSVSLSMAMQKASNRVLKQFDYDSSTVRKRILQEALINITLPSIKKHLAPSFKEELPKFEQYIFADYSNFINVENVYEDIIQQILEKDVSMVVKEAASKKKFNLFTESRYNFSVSSLSFTPPGSAPSSPARLNTSPSVRTSLPPSPLLGNGLTADKSMTAHVSENSAMGQALTIMEKIDEGEKTLLEESSDDVFFTAGTSTLDTSAETKPELTTNALEASVCSTPLIKETEAVESAGTSNSPKGGDATSSDFANKPTVVLNPICMKTSDSDDEPVEDHRKETMKTSNDQAQIESPTCDESTYPIAVCLSIEDAKDKEFTGKHILDLSEKASESQSSPNLEDETRPLDCVKEIRDLVVEIIEIEDVVHPSKENGEKVQVQTIEEQDSIV; encoded by the exons GGCAAGTGGACGAGAAAATTAAGGAGTTTGCACCGATTTATAGGAAACAATATTCTCTGGCTTACCTGTCCCAGATCCGAGATGAATTCGAGCAACGCAAAGAGCAGCACACACAGTTTCTCAAACAACGG GCCCCTCCAGAACCTGGAAAGGTGCTGTATGAAGAGAATGTGCATTGCTTTGATGACAGCAGGAGGTGGAAGGTTAGATATATAGTAATCCATGCCACTTACGTCCTGGAGTGCTACGAGAGCTACAAG ACGTTTTTAAAAGGGTCGGCTCCACTACACAGACTGTTTCCTACAGGCGGTACCATTCTGACTACAGAAGAGAAATACATGGAAATTATTGACCAGTGCTGCCCTTGCACTAACA ATGTAAAGGAAGATTTTGCACCTCCTGTGGCGAGCATGCCAGGGCAGTTCCCAGTTTATCTTAGACTTCAATACCGCCAGGATTTCTATTTCTGTTTCCAAGATGAGGACTCTCAAGTTGAATTCATCTCCATCTTATCTGACTGTGTTCGCCACCAGAACAAAG ATTTTCTCAAGAAGAAGACGTGCGAGGTCAAGGCTTTTCTCAAAGCCATTCAGCTCTATGGGCAGAAGAAAGGCCGGTATGAATCATGGGATATGCTCATAGGCAGTGATGTGCGG ggtcTTGCTAATCTGTTCATGGAAGACTTGATGCCTTATCTGGAGAAAGAATTGCAGCCGTTATTGAAGAGCAAGAGGGCAGACAAGAGGAGAGTGTGGTTTGCG ACGGTTGAAGGAGCTTATTTCCTGCTGCAAGTTCATCTGCTGGAGAGGATATCCACACTGAAGCAGGAGTGCCAAGAGATGGTGAAACAACAGGAGGTGCTCATGCGCTCTGATATGGACCAGATCAGCAGCTCAAGAGCTTTCCTGGAGGGGAAACTCAGAG CCATGGTAACTGAGCCAGCAACAAAATACTGCACAGAGCATGTGCAGCCGTATCTGCCAGCCATCTTGGAGGAAGTGATGGGGCCCATCAGCCTGGGCTTCACAGAGGCCCGGGACTTGAGTGAGAGCATGATGGAGCAGCTCTGTCAGGACTTCCAGGACCCTGAGCAGAGCGAGGAACTCCGACAG GCTCTGTTTACGATGAGTAAGGCTAATTTACAGAGCTGTTATGAGAAAGTGAATGGACTGGCAGATCACGTCCAAGAGCTGCAGCAACCCTTCAACTACTGCATTAAAGGTCTAGTGGACAGCACACAGATAGACCTAAAACAG CTGATGGAAAATATAGAGTACACTTTTGAGCTGCTCGTGCGAAAGGCTCTGGAGGATCCATCGGTCAGCCTTTCGATGGCTATGCAAAAGGCTTCAAACAGGGTTCTGAAG CAATTTGACTATGACAGCAGCACAGTGAGGAAGAGGATCTTGCAGGAGGCTTTGATCAACATCACTCTACCCAGCATCAAGAAGCACCTGGCCCCATCCTTCAAAGAG GAGCTACCCAAATTTGAGCAATATATATTTGCTGATTATTCAAACTTCATCAATGTGGAAAACGTGTATGAGGACATAATCCAGCAGATACTGGAAAAAGACGTCAGCATGG TGGTCAAGGAGGCAGCCAGCAAGAAGAAATTCAACCTGTTCACAGAGAGCAGGTACAATTTCAGTGTGTCCAGCTTATCCTTCACACCCCCGGGATCCGCACCCAGCAGTCCAGCACGCTTAAACACATCCCCAAGCGTGCGCACGTCCCTGCCGCCCTCCCCGCTGCTGGGAAACGGCCTGACAGCAGACAAATCCATGACCGCTCACGTGTCAGAAAATAGTGCAATGGGTCAAGCTTTGACTATCATGGAAAAAATCGATGAGGGAGAAAAGACTCTCTTagaggagagcagtgatgacgtGTTTTTCACTGCTGGAACATCAACCTTGGATACATCAGCCGAGACTAAACCAGAACTCACCACAAATGCCCTGGAAGCTTCTGTCTGTTCCACCCCTTTAATTAAAGAAACAGAAGCTGTAGAAAGTGCTGGTACTAGTAATTCACCGAAAGGAGGGGATGCAACTTCTTCAGACTTTGCTAATAAACCCACAGTAGTACTCAACCCAATCTGTATGAAAACCTCTGATTCTGATGATGAGCCGGTTGAGGATCACAGGAAAGAAACGATGAAGACGTCAAATGATCAAGCCCAGATTGAGTCACCAACATGTGATGAAAGCACATATCCGATTGCAGTTTGTTTATCTATTGAAGATGCAAAAGATAAAGAGTTCACAGGCAAACATATCCTGGATCTTTCGGAAAAAGCCTCAGAATCCCAGTCTTCACCGAACCTAGAGGATGAAACCAGGCCCCTGGACTGTGTGAAGGAGATCCGTGACCTTGTGGTGGAGATTATTGAAATAGAGGATGTGGTTCATCCTTCCAAAGAAAATGGAGAAAAAGTTCAAGTTCAAACAATCGAGGAACAAGATTCTATAGTTTAA